The Porphyrobacter sp. HT-58-2 genome has a window encoding:
- a CDS encoding AAA family ATPase — MTKRGFLLGKFMPPHAGHMALIRAARALVDELTVLVCWLPDDPIPGEVRLAWMRELAPDCRVVGHGEVVPQAPEDSADFWPVWRGIVAAAHPEPIDYLFAGEAYGAELARQAGGFFVPLGGRVLGLGDDPVAGLSASAVRAGPEAHWTYLPAPVRLHYRRTICLHGAESVGKTTLAALLAQATGATIVGEYGRSHCEAHKAPLTMDDLLLIGRAQQAMIAATAEWAGPLLIADTDALMTAAWCEMLLGERPQELMQAPKADIYLLLEPDLPWIDDGTRFFSDPADRHRFARIVEQVLEDAGVPFVRISGHGEERLAAARTAIGAIDA; from the coding sequence ATGACGAAACGCGGCTTCCTGCTCGGCAAGTTCATGCCCCCGCACGCCGGGCATATGGCGCTGATTCGCGCGGCGCGGGCGCTGGTGGATGAGTTGACCGTGCTGGTGTGCTGGCTGCCCGATGACCCCATTCCCGGCGAGGTGCGGCTGGCGTGGATGCGCGAACTCGCGCCCGATTGCCGGGTGGTGGGTCATGGCGAGGTGGTGCCGCAAGCACCGGAGGACAGCGCCGATTTCTGGCCCGTCTGGCGCGGCATCGTTGCCGCTGCTCATCCCGAACCCATCGACTACCTGTTCGCAGGCGAGGCCTATGGCGCTGAGCTGGCGCGGCAGGCGGGCGGCTTCTTCGTGCCGCTCGGCGGGCGGGTGCTGGGCCTTGGCGATGATCCGGTTGCGGGGCTTTCGGCCAGCGCGGTGCGCGCCGGTCCGGAGGCGCACTGGACCTACCTCCCCGCCCCCGTCCGCCTGCATTACCGCCGTACCATCTGCCTGCACGGGGCCGAGAGCGTCGGCAAGACCACCCTCGCCGCGCTGCTGGCGCAAGCCACCGGCGCAACGATCGTGGGCGAGTATGGCCGTAGCCATTGCGAGGCGCACAAGGCACCGCTGACGATGGACGATCTGCTTCTGATCGGTCGCGCGCAGCAGGCGATGATCGCTGCCACTGCCGAATGGGCCGGGCCGCTCCTGATCGCCGATACCGACGCGCTGATGACTGCAGCGTGGTGCGAAATGCTGCTGGGGGAACGCCCGCAGGAACTGATGCAGGCCCCAAAAGCCGATATCTACCTGCTGCTCGAACCCGATCTCCCGTGGATCGACGACGGTACCCGTTTCTTCAGCGACCCGGCCGACCGTCACAGGTTTGCAAGGATCGTGGAGCAGGTGCTGGAAGACGCCGGAGTGCCTTTCGTGCGGATTTCCGGCCATGGCGAAGAAAGGCTTGCCGCCGCGCGCACCGCAATAGGAGCGATAGATGCTTAA
- a CDS encoding glycerophosphodiester phosphodiesterase family protein, producing the protein MLKLRPILAALLLAATPAAAQESEMLIIAHRGASAERPEHTLASYERAIDQGADYIEPDLVATKDLVLVSRHENELSGTTDVATREEFEDRRREKTIDGQRVAGWFAEDFTLAELRTLRAKERIPSLRPTNARFDGLYQVPTLAEIVKLVRAKEAATGRRIGLYPELKHPEFLLQDAGIDMVDLLLREFRQLGITPDDPVFIQSFEVGPLQRLKTRGGGFRLVQLIAPIGGPADEPAMRYAEMVTPTGLAEVAKYADVVGAHIALILAPDGTLTPLVADAKAAGLAVHAWTVRPENEFLPPMLRTGEDPKGKGCGDVRLAELLKAAGVAGVFTDGPLKLRSCP; encoded by the coding sequence ATGCTTAAACTCCGCCCGATCCTTGCCGCTTTGCTGCTGGCGGCAACCCCTGCGGCAGCACAGGAGAGCGAGATGTTGATTATCGCGCACCGCGGCGCGAGCGCCGAACGGCCCGAGCACACGCTCGCATCCTACGAGCGCGCGATCGATCAGGGCGCGGATTACATCGAGCCCGATCTGGTCGCCACGAAAGACCTCGTGCTGGTCTCGCGACACGAGAATGAACTGTCCGGCACAACCGATGTCGCCACCCGCGAGGAATTCGAAGACAGGCGGCGCGAAAAGACCATCGACGGTCAGCGGGTCGCGGGCTGGTTCGCGGAGGACTTCACCTTGGCCGAACTGCGGACGTTGCGGGCGAAAGAGCGCATCCCCTCACTGCGCCCCACCAATGCGCGGTTTGACGGGCTGTATCAGGTGCCGACCCTCGCCGAGATCGTGAAGCTGGTGCGTGCCAAGGAAGCCGCGACAGGAAGGCGCATCGGGCTTTACCCGGAGCTCAAGCACCCGGAGTTTCTGCTTCAGGATGCTGGGATCGACATGGTCGACCTCTTGCTGCGCGAGTTTCGTCAGCTCGGAATCACACCGGATGATCCCGTGTTTATCCAGAGCTTCGAAGTCGGCCCGCTCCAGCGCCTCAAGACACGCGGTGGCGGGTTCCGGCTGGTGCAGCTGATCGCGCCTATCGGCGGGCCGGCGGATGAACCAGCGATGCGCTATGCCGAAATGGTGACGCCCACGGGGCTGGCCGAGGTGGCGAAATATGCCGACGTGGTGGGGGCGCACATCGCCCTCATCCTTGCCCCCGATGGCACGCTGACCCCGCTGGTTGCCGATGCGAAGGCGGCAGGGCTGGCAGTGCATGCATGGACGGTACGGCCGGAGAACGAGTTTCTGCCGCCGATGCTGCGAACGGGCGAAGATCCCAAGGGCAAGGGCTGCGGCGATGTGAGGCTGGCGGAACTGCTCAAGGCGGCAGGGGTTGCAGGGGTGTTCACCGACGGGCCGCTGAAGCTCCGGAGCTGCCCTTAG